Proteins from one Anastrepha obliqua isolate idAnaObli1 chromosome 2, idAnaObli1_1.0, whole genome shotgun sequence genomic window:
- the LOC129236948 gene encoding uncharacterized protein LOC129236948: MTSKTQQAFQGKECFSRMNFLYQASMLMAGSNNTLASYYGELCRNIGKKAVLRIHPDVKRQLCKRCSLALQPGITADFNATARRKRRKCSKNTHSMDENTSFQLTCRQCSFKRQYLLNPQFKFWLENEESVVESITLRNETTKDEQIVANNCEEQSITTQKQHDIK, encoded by the exons ATGACGAGCAAAACACAACAAGCCTTCCAAGGAAAAGAATGCTTCAGTCGTATGAATTTTCTCTATCAAGCATCCATGCTAATGGCTGGCAGCAACAACACTTTGGCTTCTTACTATGGCGAACTGTGTCGGAACATTGGCAAAAAGGCAGTGCTTAGaat TCATCCGGACGTTAAGCGACAACTATGCAAACGTTGCTCCCTCGCATTGCAGCCGGGCATTACGGCTGATTTTAATGCAACTGCACGGCGGAAACGGCGAAAGTGCTCCAAAAATACCCACAGTATGGACGAAAATACAAGTTTTCAATTGACATGTCGCCAGTGTAGTTTTAAACGCCAGTATTTATTAAATCCGCAATTCAAGTTTTGGCTGGAGAATGAGGAGTCGGTGGTGGAATCCATTACTCTAAGAAATGAAACTACTAAAGATGAACAAATCGTGGCTAACAATTGTGAAGAACAAAGTATCACAACGCAGAAACAACACGATATCAAATAA